One segment of Geomonas ferrireducens DNA contains the following:
- a CDS encoding DMT family transporter has translation MANQPEKTTANAAAPAAHNAGGALLVLAAATLWGTSGTSQALAPAGVSPWSVGALRLLVGGAALMVLAFMRGGLGKGRWPFWGTLAAGGFVAIYQLAFFTAVSRTGVAVGTLVGIGSSPVIAGILGFVVRGERPGRAWGIATVLALAGCGLLVTGGGGVAIDVVGVLLAFGAGTSYACYTMAIKVLLPGRTSEAVMAVVFCLGALLLAPVLFMADLHWVAQPRGIGVVLYLGVVVTALSYCLFAMGLRSVPVASAVTLSLAEPLMAALLGILFLGERLTPTALAGIPLLFAGLAVLAYSMSGKRAV, from the coding sequence ATGGCCAACCAGCCGGAAAAAACCACCGCCAACGCAGCAGCGCCTGCCGCACACAATGCCGGCGGCGCCCTGCTCGTCCTTGCTGCCGCCACCCTTTGGGGGACCTCGGGCACCTCGCAGGCCCTGGCGCCTGCAGGCGTCAGCCCCTGGAGCGTCGGCGCATTGCGCCTGCTGGTTGGGGGCGCGGCGCTCATGGTTCTCGCCTTCATGAGAGGCGGCCTGGGCAAAGGGCGCTGGCCCTTCTGGGGCACCCTGGCTGCGGGCGGGTTCGTCGCCATCTACCAACTTGCTTTCTTCACCGCAGTGAGCAGGACCGGTGTAGCCGTCGGCACCCTGGTTGGCATCGGGAGTTCGCCGGTCATCGCCGGCATACTGGGCTTCGTCGTCCGTGGAGAGCGCCCGGGCCGTGCGTGGGGGATTGCGACCGTGCTCGCCTTGGCCGGCTGCGGCCTCCTGGTCACCGGGGGAGGCGGGGTCGCCATCGACGTGGTGGGCGTCCTTCTGGCTTTTGGCGCCGGCACTTCCTATGCCTGCTACACCATGGCCATCAAGGTGCTCCTACCCGGCCGCACCTCCGAGGCGGTCATGGCGGTGGTTTTCTGTCTGGGCGCCCTGCTCCTCGCACCCGTCCTTTTCATGGCGGACCTCCATTGGGTCGCCCAGCCGCGGGGGATCGGCGTCGTGCTCTACCTCGGCGTGGTGGTCACCGCCCTTTCCTATTGTCTCTTCGCTATGGGGCTGCGCAGCGTACCGGTCGCCTCGGCGGTCACCCTTTCGCTCGCGGAGCCGCTGATGGCGGCGCTTCTTGGGATACTGTTCCTGGGCGAGCGGCTCACCCCTACGGCACTCGCCGGGATCCCGCTGCTATTCGCGGGGCTCGCCGTGCTCGCTTATTCAATGTCAGGTAAAAGGGCTGTTTGA
- a CDS encoding HD-GYP domain-containing protein has protein sequence MYRMIQLESLVPETLPGVSLFIKHGENHVLYKNPDLSFTQWDKERLLDNNVTHLYVKSAEISIFNQYVEANLAAALNDENLEPEVKQAMLYQASVNYVQEIFDSPAIAIKQNVERCRNLIQHILDDVMKSDGVMPALSSLVDHNTYTYVHSVQVATYSIALHVRMFELSSDELMDVGMGSLFHDYGKVYVPKELLDKPGRLTATEFQEVKKHPVYGFSTLKDLDIFTPVALGIVKHHHEKENGSGYPDGLSSYDIARSSKITAIADVFSALTTTRSYRQALSKESALEIMYGEMDGSFDLHYLNSFRDSLN, from the coding sequence ATGTACAGGATGATCCAGCTGGAATCCTTGGTACCCGAAACTCTGCCGGGCGTGTCGCTGTTCATAAAGCACGGCGAGAACCACGTGCTCTACAAGAATCCGGATCTCTCCTTTACGCAGTGGGATAAGGAGCGGCTGCTGGATAACAACGTGACGCACCTCTACGTGAAATCGGCGGAGATATCCATCTTCAACCAGTACGTCGAAGCCAACCTCGCGGCGGCCCTGAACGACGAGAACCTGGAGCCGGAGGTCAAGCAGGCCATGCTGTATCAGGCATCGGTAAACTACGTACAAGAGATTTTCGACAGTCCGGCCATTGCTATAAAACAGAACGTCGAGCGTTGCCGAAACCTTATTCAACACATACTGGATGACGTGATGAAATCCGACGGCGTCATGCCTGCACTCAGCAGTCTGGTCGACCACAACACCTATACCTATGTTCACTCAGTACAGGTGGCGACCTACTCGATAGCCCTGCATGTCAGGATGTTCGAGCTGAGCAGCGACGAGCTCATGGACGTCGGGATGGGATCGCTCTTCCACGACTACGGCAAAGTCTACGTTCCGAAAGAGTTGCTGGACAAGCCGGGAAGGCTCACCGCCACCGAATTCCAAGAGGTAAAGAAGCACCCGGTCTACGGTTTCAGCACCTTGAAGGATCTTGATATCTTCACCCCTGTGGCCCTGGGGATCGTCAAGCACCACCACGAAAAGGAGAACGGCAGCGGTTATCCCGACGGGCTTTCCAGCTACGACATCGCCCGCAGCTCAAAGATCACGGCCATCGCCGACGTCTTCAGCGCCCTCACCACGACGAGGTCCTATCGCCAGGCGCTATCCAAGGAGAGCGCCCTGGAGATCATGTACGGCGAGATGG
- a CDS encoding peptide chain release factor 3, with product MIRYNEQEIERRRTFAIISHPDAGKTTITEKLLLFGGAIQQAGEVRARKSARHATSDWMEMEKQRGISVTSSVMKFTYRDFEINLLDTPGHNDFSEDTYRTLTAVDSVLMVIDSVKGVESQTKKLLEVCRLRNTPIMTFINKLDREGREPLDLLDDIESTLKIQCAPMTWPIGMGKRFRGTYHLYTKEITFYDPEADRGVGEVITVKGLEDPLLDELLGSQVEELRNDVELLEGAAHPFDAEAYLAGKQTPVFFGSAINTFGVQQLLDSFVENAPSPLPRDATTRTVSPYEEPFTGFTFKIQANMDPAHRDRIAFFRICSGKFERGMKVKHLRLGREVQISNATIFMAQDRTNVDEAYAGDIIGIHNHGTIKIGDTFTQGEDLKYTGIPNFAPEHFRKVRILNPLKSKSLEKGLVQLAEEGTTQVFRPLMGADWIVGAVGMLQFDVVMHRLEHEYGVKATYEPVSYVTARWVTGDRKRLDEFQKKEAMSLYLDGEGNLAYLAGSQWRLDNTMENWKDLNFHATREHS from the coding sequence TTGATACGGTACAACGAACAAGAGATAGAGAGGCGGCGCACCTTCGCCATTATCAGTCATCCGGACGCTGGTAAGACTACCATAACCGAGAAGCTGTTGCTATTCGGCGGTGCCATCCAGCAGGCGGGCGAGGTCCGGGCGAGAAAGTCGGCGCGGCATGCCACGAGCGACTGGATGGAGATGGAAAAACAGCGTGGCATTTCGGTCACTTCTTCGGTCATGAAGTTCACCTACCGCGACTTCGAGATAAACCTCCTGGACACCCCAGGCCACAACGACTTTTCCGAGGACACCTACCGCACCCTGACCGCCGTTGACTCGGTGCTCATGGTCATCGACTCCGTGAAGGGTGTCGAGAGCCAGACGAAGAAACTCCTCGAGGTCTGCCGCCTGCGCAATACGCCGATCATGACCTTCATCAACAAGCTTGACCGTGAGGGGCGCGAGCCGCTCGACCTGCTCGACGACATCGAGAGCACGTTGAAGATCCAGTGCGCGCCCATGACCTGGCCCATAGGGATGGGGAAACGTTTCCGCGGTACATACCACCTCTACACCAAGGAGATCACCTTCTACGACCCGGAGGCGGACCGCGGCGTCGGTGAGGTCATCACGGTGAAGGGGCTGGAAGATCCGCTCCTTGACGAGCTCCTGGGAAGCCAGGTGGAGGAGTTGCGCAACGACGTAGAGCTCCTGGAAGGGGCGGCGCACCCGTTTGACGCCGAGGCGTACTTAGCCGGCAAACAGACTCCGGTCTTCTTCGGCTCCGCCATCAACACCTTCGGGGTACAGCAACTGCTCGACTCCTTCGTGGAAAACGCTCCGTCGCCGCTGCCGCGCGACGCAACCACCCGTACCGTCTCTCCGTACGAGGAGCCATTCACCGGGTTCACCTTCAAGATCCAGGCGAACATGGACCCGGCGCACCGCGACCGCATCGCATTCTTCCGCATCTGCTCCGGAAAGTTCGAGCGCGGCATGAAGGTTAAGCACCTGCGGCTTGGGCGCGAAGTCCAGATCTCCAATGCCACCATCTTCATGGCACAGGACCGCACCAACGTGGACGAGGCTTACGCCGGCGACATCATCGGCATCCACAACCACGGCACCATCAAGATCGGCGACACCTTTACGCAGGGCGAGGATCTCAAGTACACCGGGATCCCGAACTTCGCGCCGGAGCACTTCCGTAAGGTACGCATCCTGAACCCGCTCAAGTCGAAGTCCCTGGAGAAGGGGCTCGTGCAGCTAGCCGAGGAGGGGACCACCCAGGTCTTCCGTCCCCTGATGGGCGCCGACTGGATCGTGGGCGCGGTGGGTATGCTGCAGTTCGACGTGGTCATGCATCGCCTCGAGCACGAGTACGGCGTCAAGGCGACCTACGAGCCGGTCTCCTACGTCACCGCCCGCTGGGTCACCGGCGATAGGAAGAGGCTCGACGAGTTCCAGAAGAAAGAGGCGATGAGCCTCTACCTGGACGGAGAAGGGAACCTCGCCTACCTTGCCGGGAGCCAGTGGCGCCTGGACAACACCATGGAGAACTGGAAGGACCTCAACTTCCACGCCACCCGCGAGCACAGCTAG
- the rplU gene encoding 50S ribosomal protein L21 codes for MYAVVKTGGKQYKVSEGDFLKVEKLEGAVGDTVEFSEILMVGGDKVVIGTPLVPSASVVGKIVEQGKDKKILVFKSKRRKNTRKLNGHRQLRTILKIEKINA; via the coding sequence ATGTACGCAGTAGTCAAAACCGGAGGGAAGCAATATAAAGTTTCCGAAGGCGACTTTCTGAAAGTCGAAAAACTGGAGGGTGCGGTAGGTGATACCGTCGAGTTCTCCGAAATCCTGATGGTTGGCGGCGATAAGGTTGTTATCGGAACACCTTTAGTGCCCAGCGCCTCTGTAGTCGGCAAAATCGTCGAGCAGGGCAAAGACAAGAAGATTCTGGTCTTCAAGTCCAAGCGCCGGAAAAACACCAGGAAACTTAACGGGCACCGTCAACTCAGGACTATTCTCAAGATTGAGAAGATCAACGCCTAG
- a CDS encoding chemotaxis protein CheW, with the protein METALTKVKSEEYGGELIQLVSFNLEKEEYGINVLMVREIIRMLNITRVPNTPHYVEGVINLRGKVIPIINLRKKFDLMENDYDKRTRIMVMEVVGELMGFIVDEVSEVIRISEKEIQPPPPVVSSGIEQECMAGVINQANRLLVLLDLEKMFTADERRLFTNVG; encoded by the coding sequence ATGGAGACCGCACTCACTAAGGTAAAGAGCGAAGAGTACGGGGGCGAGCTGATCCAACTGGTAAGCTTCAACCTCGAGAAGGAAGAGTACGGCATCAACGTCCTGATGGTGCGTGAGATCATCCGGATGCTCAACATCACCCGCGTCCCGAACACGCCGCACTACGTGGAAGGGGTCATCAACCTGCGCGGCAAGGTCATTCCCATCATCAACCTGCGCAAGAAGTTCGACCTCATGGAGAACGACTACGACAAACGCACCCGCATCATGGTGATGGAGGTGGTGGGCGAGCTGATGGGCTTCATCGTGGACGAGGTTTCCGAGGTGATCCGCATCTCGGAAAAAGAGATCCAGCCTCCCCCCCCGGTCGTTTCCAGCGGCATCGAGCAGGAATGCATGGCCGGCGTCATCAACCAGGCTAACCGGCTCCTGGTCCTGCTCGACCTGGAAAAGATGTTCACCGCCGACGAGAGGCGGCTGTTCACCAACGTAGGATAA
- a CDS encoding sigma-54-dependent transcriptional regulator: protein METPKILIADDDKKTRDFVAAFLSYKGYQVYQAFDGQDALQKIETHDVQMVITDIMMPRVNGLEFIRQLKSLRPEIVTIAYSAFANNEMTANLLKAGAFFYLEKPFNLEELETHVKRGLEHQALQSKSFRSKPCIKNRALLNNIIGESEKMLSLFEMIEKVATSDSTVLIQGESGTGKELVARAIHDLSNRSDKNFVALNCAAIPDELLESELFGHVKGSFTGAVATRVGRFEMADKGTLFLDEIGDMKANLQVKLLRVLQSRELEPVGSTRSKKVDVRIIAATNQNLDHMVASKEFREDLYYRLSVIPIMLPPLRERGADIPLLLNSFLEKFNRSKQRKVQGFDKQVMEILGSYDWPGNVRELENLVERLVIIKGSGVINIHDLPEKYRGGRSTPAVHGEHMINLPDDGFCLNSAVEEFENRLILQALERSGGNKKEAAELLNLKRTTLIEKLKKKKLVYGEHPVSP from the coding sequence ATGGAAACGCCGAAAATACTGATAGCAGATGATGATAAGAAAACCAGGGACTTCGTAGCCGCCTTCCTGAGCTACAAGGGGTACCAGGTTTACCAAGCCTTCGATGGGCAGGACGCCCTGCAGAAGATAGAAACGCACGACGTGCAGATGGTGATCACGGACATCATGATGCCGCGGGTGAACGGACTGGAGTTCATTCGGCAGCTGAAGTCGCTCCGTCCGGAGATCGTCACCATAGCCTACAGCGCCTTCGCCAATAACGAGATGACGGCCAATCTCCTGAAGGCGGGGGCTTTTTTCTATCTGGAAAAGCCCTTCAATCTTGAGGAGTTGGAGACGCACGTCAAGCGCGGTCTCGAGCATCAGGCGCTGCAGAGCAAGAGCTTCCGGTCCAAGCCTTGCATAAAGAACAGGGCACTTCTCAACAACATCATCGGGGAAAGCGAGAAGATGCTCTCGCTCTTCGAGATGATCGAGAAGGTCGCCACCTCAGATTCCACCGTGCTGATCCAGGGTGAGTCGGGGACCGGCAAGGAGCTGGTGGCGCGAGCCATTCATGACCTCTCCAATCGCTCGGACAAGAACTTCGTCGCCCTCAACTGCGCGGCCATTCCCGACGAGCTGCTGGAGAGCGAGCTCTTCGGCCACGTGAAGGGGTCCTTCACCGGTGCCGTCGCCACTCGCGTCGGCCGTTTCGAGATGGCCGACAAGGGGACCCTGTTCCTGGACGAGATCGGGGACATGAAGGCGAACCTTCAGGTCAAGCTGCTGCGCGTGCTGCAAAGCCGGGAACTGGAGCCGGTGGGTTCCACCCGGTCCAAGAAGGTGGACGTGAGGATCATAGCCGCCACCAACCAGAACCTGGACCACATGGTGGCGTCGAAGGAGTTCCGCGAGGACCTGTATTACCGGCTCTCGGTGATCCCGATCATGCTCCCCCCTCTGCGGGAGCGCGGCGCCGACATCCCGCTGCTTTTGAACAGCTTCCTTGAGAAGTTCAACCGAAGCAAGCAGCGCAAGGTGCAGGGTTTTGACAAGCAGGTCATGGAGATACTGGGGAGCTACGACTGGCCCGGCAACGTCCGTGAGCTGGAAAACCTGGTCGAGCGCCTGGTGATCATCAAGGGGAGCGGGGTGATCAACATCCACGACCTTCCCGAGAAGTACCGCGGCGGTCGCAGCACCCCGGCGGTGCACGGCGAGCACATGATCAACCTCCCCGATGACGGTTTCTGCCTGAACAGCGCCGTCGAGGAGTTCGAAAACCGGCTGATCCTGCAGGCTCTGGAGCGAAGCGGCGGAAACAAGAAGGAAGCCGCCGAACTTCTGAACCTGAAGCGGACCACGCTGATCGAGAAGCTGAAGAAGAAAAAACTGGTCTACGGGGAGCATCCGGTTTCCCCGTAA
- the rpmA gene encoding 50S ribosomal protein L27, producing the protein MAHKKGVGSSRNGRDSDGQRLGCKKFGGEAVKAGNIIYRQHGTKIHPGNNVGLGKDYTLFALIEGVVKFERLGKDRKKVSVYPAN; encoded by the coding sequence ATGGCACACAAGAAAGGCGTCGGTAGTTCCAGGAACGGTCGCGACTCCGACGGCCAAAGACTTGGTTGCAAGAAGTTCGGCGGCGAAGCGGTCAAAGCCGGCAACATCATTTACCGTCAGCACGGCACCAAGATCCACCCGGGCAACAACGTTGGCCTCGGCAAGGATTACACGCTGTTCGCCCTTATCGAGGGCGTGGTGAAGTTCGAGCGTCTGGGCAAAGACCGTAAGAAGGTCTCCGTCTACCCGGCCAACTAG
- the obgE gene encoding GTPase ObgE produces MSFIDEVKIYVKSGDGGAGCVSFRREKFIPLGGPDGGDGGKGGDVVVKVSPHLATLLDLRQHPHQKAGRGKNGMGSDRHGANGDAKEILVPRGTVIKDAETGETLADLTESDSSIVLLKGGRGGQGNARFKTATHKAPKFAQPGEPGEERWIRLELKLMADVGLLGMPSVGKSSLISKISAARPKIAEYHFTTLKPNLGVVKYKNYRTFVMADIPGLIEGASEGAGLGHRFLKHLERTGQLLHLLDLSWMPDRDPIAEYEAINRELALFNPELAEKRQTVVINKIDLPHVRENLEKVLPYFEERGIRVFPISAATGEGIAELLDDIAFNLWGEPEETW; encoded by the coding sequence ATGAGTTTCATTGATGAAGTAAAGATTTACGTGAAGTCCGGCGACGGCGGCGCGGGGTGCGTCTCCTTCCGGCGTGAAAAGTTCATCCCGCTTGGCGGTCCCGACGGCGGTGATGGCGGCAAGGGCGGCGACGTGGTGGTGAAGGTATCGCCGCATCTGGCGACGCTGCTCGACCTGCGCCAGCACCCGCACCAGAAGGCCGGGCGCGGCAAGAACGGCATGGGGAGCGACCGGCACGGCGCCAATGGCGACGCCAAGGAGATCCTGGTGCCGCGGGGCACCGTTATCAAGGACGCGGAGACCGGCGAAACGCTAGCCGATCTGACCGAGTCTGATTCTTCCATCGTGCTCCTCAAAGGTGGACGCGGCGGGCAGGGGAACGCCCGCTTCAAAACCGCGACGCACAAGGCCCCGAAGTTCGCGCAGCCCGGCGAGCCGGGAGAGGAGCGCTGGATCAGGCTCGAGCTGAAGCTCATGGCGGACGTCGGCCTTCTTGGGATGCCGAGCGTCGGGAAATCGTCGCTCATCAGCAAGATCTCCGCGGCACGCCCGAAGATCGCCGAGTACCACTTCACCACGCTGAAGCCGAACCTGGGCGTGGTGAAATACAAGAACTACCGCACCTTCGTCATGGCCGACATCCCGGGCCTCATCGAGGGGGCGAGCGAAGGGGCGGGCCTTGGGCACCGCTTCCTCAAGCACCTGGAGCGCACCGGGCAGTTGCTGCACCTGCTCGACCTCTCCTGGATGCCCGATCGCGATCCGATCGCCGAGTACGAGGCGATCAACCGCGAGCTGGCACTCTTCAACCCGGAACTCGCCGAAAAGCGGCAGACCGTGGTGATCAACAAGATCGACCTGCCGCACGTCCGCGAGAACCTGGAGAAGGTGCTCCCTTACTTCGAGGAGCGCGGCATCAGGGTCTTCCCCATTTCGGCCGCGACCGGCGAGGGGATCGCCGAACTTCTGGACGACATCGCCTTCAACCTTTGGGGCGAGCCGGAGGAGACCTGGTAA
- a CDS encoding TatD family hydrolase has protein sequence MFFDSHCHLDDPQLRPRLDTLIPEAEHAGVTAFLVPGVAPEGWPEIETLALRYHQALPAYGVHPMHADQLTPTILSKLRRYAPLATAIGEIGLDYLLPSPSRKVQQEAFRAQLDIAREAGLPVLLHCRRAFDDLIAIIREAGIQDCGGVMHSFSGSVETARTCLRLGLHISLSGTVTYLNARRPVDVAAAVPLERLLLETDAPDLSPEPYRGEVNVPAHLLATARRVAQIRGIPVEELARITSENAMRLLKLDRSLRPKTRH, from the coding sequence ATGTTTTTTGACAGCCACTGCCACCTGGATGACCCGCAACTCCGGCCCCGCCTGGACACGCTTATCCCGGAGGCGGAACACGCCGGTGTGACCGCCTTTCTGGTCCCGGGCGTTGCCCCGGAAGGCTGGCCCGAGATCGAAACACTCGCCCTCCGCTACCACCAGGCCCTACCCGCCTACGGCGTGCACCCCATGCACGCCGACCAGCTCACCCCTACAATCCTCTCGAAACTCAGACGCTACGCTCCACTCGCCACGGCCATCGGAGAAATCGGGCTCGACTACCTGCTCCCCTCTCCATCCCGCAAAGTGCAACAGGAGGCCTTCCGGGCCCAATTGGATATCGCCCGGGAAGCAGGGCTCCCCGTACTGCTGCACTGCCGCCGGGCCTTCGACGACCTGATCGCCATAATCAGGGAAGCTGGAATCCAGGACTGCGGCGGTGTGATGCACTCCTTTTCCGGCAGCGTCGAAACGGCAAGGACCTGCCTGCGGCTAGGGCTGCACATATCCCTCTCCGGCACCGTCACCTATCTGAACGCCAGGCGACCGGTAGATGTCGCGGCCGCCGTGCCTCTGGAACGATTACTGCTCGAAACCGATGCGCCGGACCTCTCGCCGGAGCCCTACCGTGGGGAGGTGAACGTCCCCGCCCACCTCCTGGCCACGGCGCGGCGGGTCGCACAGATCCGCGGCATCCCGGTCGAGGAACTCGCCCGCATCACGTCGGAAAACGCCATGCGGCTCCTCAAGCTCGACCGCTCCCTGCGCCCCAAGACAAGACATTAA
- a CDS encoding PilZ domain-containing protein, with the protein MNDNYQRLQLADEQRDRTEILATLAAIRSGKLKNDLRLLNFYREVPVSYGAEVLTIEENDAELLVHQVQAVVIAQEKLTVLKSSHFRRDVVASVTYVNVEKSRVILSNPGYTLVRADRRMSVRVQLGVTIKAWFAAPELEATVRGKLHDMSLTGMTMDVERNPGLPLSQKGELSIALPTGTIVIAASLLKVIDRDGTCRLVFEIAPTRSEELNISQYIFQRQVEIIKELKDHPGVTT; encoded by the coding sequence ATGAACGACAACTACCAGAGGTTGCAACTTGCCGACGAGCAGCGTGACCGCACCGAGATCCTCGCGACCCTCGCTGCCATACGCTCCGGGAAGCTGAAAAACGACCTCAGGCTCCTCAACTTCTACCGTGAAGTCCCGGTAAGCTACGGTGCGGAAGTCCTCACCATCGAAGAAAATGACGCCGAACTGCTGGTGCACCAGGTGCAGGCCGTTGTCATAGCGCAGGAAAAGCTGACCGTGCTGAAGAGCAGCCATTTCCGCAGGGATGTGGTCGCTTCGGTTACGTACGTAAATGTAGAGAAATCGCGGGTCATCCTGTCCAATCCGGGTTACACGCTGGTCCGCGCCGACCGCCGCATGTCGGTGCGCGTGCAGCTTGGGGTGACCATCAAGGCCTGGTTCGCCGCACCGGAACTTGAAGCGACGGTGCGCGGCAAGCTGCACGACATGTCGCTCACCGGCATGACCATGGACGTCGAACGCAACCCCGGCCTCCCCCTGAGCCAGAAAGGGGAGCTCTCCATCGCCCTTCCCACCGGTACCATCGTGATCGCGGCATCGCTTTTAAAGGTCATCGACAGGGACGGCACCTGCCGGCTCGTCTTCGAAATAGCGCCGACGCGTTCCGAGGAACTCAACATCTCGCAGTACATATTCCAGCGCCAGGTGGAGATCATCAAGGAGCTCAAGGATCACCCCGGCGTCACCACCTGA
- a CDS encoding ferritin-like domain-containing protein produces the protein MFKEYTLQEALKLAIKTEKESMDFYRRAASVSKDERSKKVFDLLAGEEVSHLKAFFDYYRGGDLGDIDTYLASPPDKQSATHLALEQAIAADSHEQKALEIALKEEKACIDFYTILVKDVVDPLVRKVFETVIRETQGHYDMIEDEYMRVMTMVHSSDQNIYVRE, from the coding sequence ATGTTCAAGGAATACACACTGCAGGAAGCATTGAAGCTGGCGATCAAGACCGAGAAGGAGAGCATGGACTTCTACCGGCGCGCGGCTTCGGTGAGCAAGGACGAAAGGTCGAAGAAGGTTTTCGACCTTCTGGCCGGCGAAGAGGTCAGCCACCTGAAGGCCTTCTTCGATTACTACCGCGGCGGCGACCTCGGTGACATCGACACCTACCTCGCCTCGCCGCCGGACAAGCAGTCGGCGACCCATCTCGCCCTGGAGCAGGCGATCGCGGCCGACAGCCACGAGCAGAAGGCGCTTGAGATCGCGCTCAAGGAGGAAAAGGCCTGTATCGACTTCTACACCATCCTGGTGAAGGACGTGGTGGACCCGCTGGTGCGCAAGGTGTTCGAAACGGTGATCAGGGAGACTCAGGGGCACTATGACATGATCGAGGACGAGTACATGCGCGTCATGACCATGGTGCACAGCTCGGATCAGAACATCTATGTGAGAGAGTAA
- a CDS encoding lytic transglycosylase domain-containing protein — translation MSINPVTTASGGVEATKKGIAASGNTGAAVPFEEMLASKASGGEVTPEAAAEVLRLKMLSSALDIGSDANAPAAPSRSVNVQGLLNRFLEQLPSGSAAAGGGEPAVDHGPEATFQAQQSNFAAGRLPEVPVAGSDSGTDAIIEKASRRYGVDSGLIRAVIKAESGFNPRAVSSAGAQGLMQLMPATARGLGVTDPFDPEQNVMAGTRFLKDMLQRYNGNVDEALAAYNWGPGNVDRHGTESLPRETKGYLAKVKGYYAQYVA, via the coding sequence ATGTCGATAAATCCGGTAACCACGGCGTCTGGCGGCGTCGAAGCAACCAAGAAGGGGATAGCCGCGTCCGGGAATACGGGTGCGGCTGTTCCGTTTGAGGAGATGCTGGCATCGAAAGCGTCCGGAGGCGAGGTGACGCCGGAAGCGGCGGCCGAAGTGTTGCGCCTCAAGATGCTGAGTTCCGCCCTCGATATCGGAAGTGATGCTAACGCGCCTGCGGCGCCGTCCCGTTCCGTGAACGTGCAGGGGCTGTTGAACCGGTTCCTTGAGCAGCTCCCGTCCGGGAGTGCGGCGGCCGGGGGCGGAGAGCCCGCCGTCGACCATGGTCCCGAGGCGACCTTCCAGGCGCAGCAGTCGAATTTCGCGGCCGGGCGTCTGCCGGAGGTTCCGGTTGCCGGTTCGGACAGCGGCACGGACGCGATCATAGAGAAGGCGAGCAGGCGTTACGGGGTAGACAGCGGGCTGATCCGGGCCGTGATAAAGGCCGAGAGCGGCTTCAACCCGCGGGCCGTGAGTTCCGCCGGTGCCCAGGGGCTTATGCAGCTGATGCCCGCCACCGCGCGTGGTCTGGGTGTCACCGACCCCTTCGACCCCGAGCAGAACGTGATGGCCGGGACCCGGTTTTTGAAGGACATGCTGCAGCGGTACAACGGCAACGTGGATGAGGCCCTGGCCGCCTACAACTGGGGTCCCGGCAATGTGGACCGTCACGGCACCGAGAGTCTCCCCCGTGAGACGAAGGGTTACCTGGCGAAGGTGAAAGGGTACTACGCCCAGTACGTGGCTTAG
- a CDS encoding Rieske (2Fe-2S) protein, translating into MVFAAKVSEIPEFGKKLVEVGGEKVLLVKTKGKVYACEHECPHQGAPLQGALVKEVGKLSCQRHGYRFDLETGICPEHPECPLTVYSVEIRGDEVFVDLG; encoded by the coding sequence ATGGTATTCGCAGCGAAAGTTTCCGAGATTCCGGAGTTCGGCAAGAAACTGGTTGAAGTGGGCGGTGAGAAGGTCCTCCTGGTGAAGACCAAGGGGAAGGTCTACGCATGCGAGCACGAGTGTCCGCATCAGGGGGCGCCGCTGCAGGGGGCGCTGGTCAAGGAAGTCGGGAAGCTCTCGTGCCAGCGTCACGGCTACCGCTTCGATCTGGAGACCGGCATCTGCCCTGAGCATCCGGAGTGCCCTCTCACGGTCTACTCCGTAGAGATCCGCGGTGACGAGGTATTCGTAGACCTCGGGTAG